The Saimiri boliviensis isolate mSaiBol1 chromosome 19 unlocalized genomic scaffold, mSaiBol1.pri SUPER_19_unloc_2, whole genome shotgun sequence genome has a window encoding:
- the LOC141583247 gene encoding uncharacterized protein LOC141583247: MICKRKCVDHQVVLLRCSCSQEVDAQDGLSGSAGASGKSIGTARSTRNAQVVTTGSCHVRERTLLLYIQEMFWTHRGKCQLGNEDCFTCNNPESQIQSGKVKLRSFESLIAMLFSHRSFIDWNLNHSGITNIVLPAVLINQKETRLHVNLYPVTSDKTSPGLKRKPLFTPSLPGRAHSPASGHPGHSRRVPSSHSHWAICVSGPGSEVPSHPGLRFSQTPRMGPWRPNPPPAALGTRTETRAGSRSLRCFRTAASRPRRGESKYLEIGYVDDTQCVRMDSSPASPRMEPRAPWGEQAGSDIGSRRLGGSRPGGDFPREPLDPASLLRPERGP, translated from the exons AAAGGAAGTGCGTGGACCACCAGGTGGTGCTGCTGCGCtgctcctgctcccaggaggtggaCGCCCAGGATGGGCTttcag GCAGCGCTGGAGCATCGGGGAAGAGCATTGGGACTGCCCGGAGCACTCGCAATGCTCAGGTGgtgactacaggctcctgccatgtACGGGAACGCACCCTGCTTCTTTATATTCAGGAGATGTTCTGGACGCACAGGGGGAAATGCCAGCTAGGGAATGAAGATTGTTTTACATGCAACAACCCAGAGTCACAGATCCAGTCCGGGAAAGTAAAACTTAGAAGCTTTGAGAGTTTAATTGCAATGCTGTTTTCACACAGGTCTTTTATTGATTGGAATCTTAATCATTCAGGGATTACCAATATTGTGCTACCTGCTGTATTAATAAACCAAAAGGAAACTCGTCTCCATGTGAATCTCTATCCGGTGACTTCAGACAAAACTTCACCAGGTTTGAAGAGAAAACCCCTCTTTACACCTTCACTCCCAGGGCGAGCTCACTCTCCGGCATCAGGTCATCCTG GACACTCTCGACGCGTCCCCAGTTCCCACTCCCATTGGGCAATCTGCGTCTCCGGTCCCGGTTCTGAAGTCCCCAGTCACCCCGGACTCAGGTTCTCCCAGACGCCGAGGATGGGTCCATGGCGCCCgaaccctcctcctgctgctctcgggACCCGGACCGAGACACGGGCGG GCTCCCGCTCCCTGAGGTGTTTCCGCACCGCCGCGTCCCGGCCCCGCCGCGGGGAGTCCAAGTACCTCGAAATCGGCTACGTGGACGACACGCAGTGCGTGCGGATGGACAGCAGCCCCGCGAGCCCGAGGATGGAGCCGCGGGCACCGTGGGGGGAGCAGGCGGGGTCGGACATTGGGAGCCGGAGGCTCGGAGGGTCAAGGCCAGGCGGGGACTTTCCGAGGGAACCTTTGGACCCTGCTTCGCTGCTACGACCAGAGCGAGGCCCGTGA